A genomic region of Salvelinus sp. IW2-2015 unplaced genomic scaffold, ASM291031v2 Un_scaffold6202, whole genome shotgun sequence contains the following coding sequences:
- the LOC112078757 gene encoding ras-related protein Rab-8B has product MLVYDITNEKSFENIKNWIRNIEEHASSDVERMILGKQCDMNDKRQVSKERGEKLAIDYGIKFLETSAKSSLNVEESFFTLGRDIMTRLNRKINDNSPPGGGGPVKITENRSKKSSFFRCSLF; this is encoded by the exons ATGCTAGTGTATGACATCACTAACGAGAAGTCCTTCGAGAACATCAAGAACTGGATCAGGAACATTGAAGAG catgCTTCCTCTGACGTGGAGAGGATGATCCTAGGAAAACAGTGTGACATGAACGACAAAAGACAGGTGTCAAAAGAACGAGGAGAAA AGTTGGCGATTGATTATGGCATCAAGTTCTTAGAAACGAGYGCCAAATCCAGCCTGAATGTGGAAGAG TCCTTTTTCACCCTGGGAAGAGACATAATGACGAGACTCAACAGAAAAATA AACGACAACAGTCCTCCAGGAGGCGGTGGGCCGGTCAAGATCACAGAGAACCGGTCAAAGAAGAGCAGCTTCTTCAGATGTTCTCTGTTCTAG